In Brienomyrus brachyistius isolate T26 chromosome 14, BBRACH_0.4, whole genome shotgun sequence, the following proteins share a genomic window:
- the htr1d gene encoding 5-hydroxytryptamine receptor 1D: MDRENQSAEQFFGNTSAGDSWDKTVLLGLQVSLSAILAMVTLATVLSNAFVVTAIFLTRKLHTPANFLIGSLAVTDLLVSILVMPISIVYTVSKTWSFGQIVCTIWLSSDITFCTASILHLCVIALDRYWAITDALEYSKRRTTCRALAMIAVVWIISISISMPPLFWQQAKAQEEVTMCVVNTDKISYTLYSTFGAFYVPTVLLVILYGRIYIAARSRIFKTPSTRGKRFTTAQLVHNSAGSSLSSINSTSNQEGAHFRPGSGRAVEAGVEVGLSGGSPLFTNSVKVRLGDAIAERKRISAARERKATKTLGIILGAFIVCWLPFFVVTLVMGICKDCWSHPVLFDVFTWLGYLNSLINPVIYTVFNDEFKQAFHKLIKFKRCN; encoded by the coding sequence ATGGATCGGGAGAATCAGTCTGCTGAGCAGTTTTTTGGAAACACCTCTGCCGGTGATTCCTGGGATAAGACCGTCCTCTTGGGTTTGCAGGTTTCCCTCTCAGCCATCCTGGCCATGGTTACCCTGGCTACAGTGCTCTCTAACGCCTTCGTGGTCACTGCCATCTTTCTGACACGGAAGCTACACACTCCGGCCAATTTTCTGATTGGTTCTCTGGCGGTGACAGACCTCCTTGTTTCCATCCTGGTCATGCCCATCAGTATCGTCTACACGGTAAGCAAGACCTGGTCCTTCGGTCAGATCGTGTGCACCATATGGTTATCGTCTGACATCACCTTCTGCACAGCCTCCATCTTGCACTTGTGTGTCATCGCTCTGGACCGCTACTGGGCCATCACGGATGCGCTGGAGTACTCCAAGCGGCGCACCACGTGCCGTGCTCTGGCCATGATTGCTGTGGTCTGGATCATCTCCATCTCCATCTCCATGCCTCCACTCTTCTGGCAGCAAGCGAAGGCCCAGGAGGAGGTTACGATGTGCGTAGTGAACACGGACAAGATCTCCTATACGCTCTACTCTACCTTCGGGGCCTTCTATGTGCCTACTGTACTCCTGGTCATCCTGTATGGCCGCATCTACATAGCCGCCCGTTCCCGGATCTTCAAGACGCCCTCGACCCGGGGCAAGCGCTTCACCACCGCGCAGCTCGTCCACAATTCGGCAGGTTCGTCCCTCAGCTCCATCAATTCCACCTCTAACCAGGAGGGGGCGCACTTTCGGCCTGGGAGTGGCAGGGCCGTTGAAGCGGGGGTCGAGGTGGGTTTGAGTGGCGGCTCGCCCCTTTTCACCAACAGCGTCAAGGTGAGGCTAGGTGACGCCATTGCTGAGCGAAAGCGCATCAGCGCTGCCCGTGAGAGAAAGGCCACCAAGACTCTGGGCATCATACTAGGTGCCTTTATCGTCTGCTGGTTGCCCTTCTTTGTAGTCACCCTGGTGATGGGGATCTGCAAGGACTGCTGGTCCCACCCAGTGCTCTTTGACGTCTTCACCTGGCTTGGCTACCTGAACTCCCTCATCAACCCTGTGATCTACACAGTCTTTAATGATGAGTTCAAGCAGGCTTTCCACAAACTCATCAAGTTCAAGCGCTGCAACTGA